A single Cryomorphaceae bacterium DNA region contains:
- a CDS encoding pirin family protein has product MEATTTTKYTLHTADSRGKANHGWLNSHHTFSFANYYNPERMHFGVLRVLNDDEVQPGMGFGTHPHNDMEIISIPLEGDLRHRDSMGTDGIIKQGDIQVMSAGTGIQHSEMNANRDQLVKFLQIWIFPREKGVAPRYDQVTMDPSAREGQFQQVLSPNAEDEGVWIHQDAWFHLGTFDAGAETAYRVKKEGNGIYAFIINGSASIDGQELGHRDGLGIEGAEEIAVTSHTEGTEVLLMEVPMQ; this is encoded by the coding sequence ATGGAAGCAACAACCACGACGAAATATACTTTACACACAGCTGATTCAAGAGGAAAAGCCAATCACGGATGGCTCAACAGTCACCACACCTTTAGCTTTGCCAATTACTACAATCCCGAGCGCATGCACTTCGGTGTGCTGCGGGTCTTGAATGATGACGAAGTTCAACCCGGAATGGGATTCGGAACGCATCCGCACAACGACATGGAAATTATTTCCATCCCTCTAGAAGGCGATTTGCGCCATCGCGACAGCATGGGAACAGACGGGATCATCAAGCAGGGAGATATTCAAGTGATGAGTGCCGGCACCGGTATTCAGCACAGCGAGATGAATGCTAACCGAGACCAATTGGTGAAGTTCCTGCAGATTTGGATTTTCCCGAGAGAAAAAGGTGTAGCACCCAGATATGACCAGGTGACAATGGACCCATCGGCCCGTGAGGGCCAATTCCAACAAGTCCTTAGTCCCAATGCTGAAGACGAGGGCGTTTGGATTCATCAGGACGCGTGGTTCCACCTCGGCACCTTTGATGCGGGAGCGGAAACGGCGTATCGAGTTAAAAAAGAGGGCAACGGCATCTATGCCTTTATCATCAATGGATCAGCGAGTATCGACGGTCAAGAATTAGGTCATCGAGACGGCCTGGGTATTGAAGGAGCCGAAGAAATTGCCGTAACTTCGCACACTGAGGGTACAGAAGTGTTATTGATGGAAGTACCAATGCAATAA
- a CDS encoding nitroreductase family protein: MMEVLTVNTDEIKRAQTETEVTEVLRKRWSGRAYSGEALTEEDVLTLIEAAHWAPSSMNEQPWKYYYAIKGTPEFEEMWALLMDGNKPWVKDAGALVLCTARRTFERNGLPNRHYMHDAGAANAQFTIQATEMDLNVHMLGGYHHGETVERFGLDENEEPVCFLAVGARGDVNALEEPFKGRELAARKRKPLNEIAQRKVF, translated from the coding sequence ATGATGGAAGTTTTGACGGTAAATACCGATGAAATAAAGAGAGCGCAGACCGAAACAGAAGTTACGGAAGTACTGCGCAAACGGTGGAGTGGTCGCGCTTATTCAGGCGAGGCCCTTACCGAAGAGGATGTTTTGACCTTGATCGAGGCGGCTCATTGGGCGCCGAGCTCAATGAATGAACAACCTTGGAAATACTATTATGCGATCAAAGGAACGCCTGAATTTGAGGAAATGTGGGCCCTACTTATGGATGGGAACAAGCCTTGGGTGAAGGATGCCGGTGCCCTAGTACTGTGCACGGCCAGAAGAACCTTTGAGCGTAACGGACTGCCGAACAGGCACTACATGCACGATGCAGGAGCTGCGAACGCCCAGTTTACGATTCAGGCCACTGAAATGGATCTGAACGTACACATGTTGGGGGGTTATCACCATGGCGAAACCGTAGAGCGGTTTGGTCTTGATGAAAACGAAGAGCCTGTATGCTTTTTGGCTGTAGGAGCCCGTGGTGATGTGAATGCTTTGGAAGAGCCGTTTAAGGGTCGCGAGTTAGCGGCACGAAAACGCAAACCATTAAATGAAATCGCCCAACGGAAAGTCTTCTAA
- the lysA gene encoding diaminopimelate decarboxylase, with protein MDSTLRTQLLEAVEQHGSPIYVYDADRMKANYDRFVNAFDVPKLGIYYACKALTNLSILKLFKSFGAGLDCVSLNEVRLGLHAGFAPEDILFTPNNIGEVEYEEAIRLGVRLNVDNLNMLEYIGIHHPGLPLCIRINPHMMAGGNQKISVGHIDSKFGISIHQMPHVERLVNSLDIHVEGIHVHTGSDILDADVFIRAAEILFGVVEKFESVEYIDFGSGFKVAYQPGGLATDIESFGAQFSQAFNAFCERAGRSYTLKFEPGKFFVSDAGYFLVQSNVVKQTTSCVFVGVDSGFNHLQRPMFYDAYHHIENLSRPDGPQKVYTVVGYICESDTFGTDRRISEVQKGDILVMHNAGAYCYSMASNYNSRNRPAEVLIAHGDLHLIRSRETFEDLIRYQKVPEFMR; from the coding sequence ATGGATTCAACTTTAAGAACTCAACTCCTCGAAGCTGTGGAACAGCATGGCTCTCCCATCTATGTCTACGACGCGGACCGAATGAAGGCCAACTACGATCGATTCGTCAATGCCTTTGACGTACCCAAGCTTGGTATCTACTACGCCTGCAAAGCGCTGACCAATCTGAGCATATTGAAACTCTTTAAGTCCTTCGGAGCCGGGCTAGATTGTGTTTCACTAAACGAAGTTCGGCTCGGCCTTCATGCCGGATTTGCTCCGGAGGACATACTCTTTACCCCCAACAACATTGGTGAAGTCGAATACGAAGAAGCGATTCGGCTCGGGGTACGATTGAATGTGGACAATCTGAATATGCTCGAATACATCGGCATTCATCATCCAGGATTACCCTTGTGCATTCGAATCAATCCGCACATGATGGCCGGGGGAAATCAAAAAATCTCGGTGGGACATATCGACTCTAAGTTTGGTATCAGCATTCATCAAATGCCCCATGTCGAACGTCTCGTTAACAGCCTTGATATTCATGTGGAGGGGATTCACGTGCACACGGGATCAGACATTTTGGATGCAGACGTTTTCATTCGCGCGGCGGAAATCCTCTTTGGCGTAGTCGAAAAGTTCGAATCAGTGGAATACATAGATTTCGGCTCTGGCTTTAAGGTGGCCTATCAACCAGGAGGTTTGGCCACGGATATTGAATCTTTTGGGGCTCAATTTTCTCAGGCCTTTAACGCTTTTTGTGAGCGGGCTGGAAGAAGTTATACCCTAAAGTTTGAACCAGGCAAGTTCTTCGTCAGCGATGCGGGGTATTTTTTGGTTCAGTCGAACGTAGTCAAGCAAACGACGAGTTGCGTATTTGTCGGTGTAGATTCCGGGTTCAATCACTTGCAACGTCCTATGTTCTATGATGCTTATCACCATATTGAAAACCTGAGCAGGCCCGACGGACCTCAAAAGGTATATACGGTTGTGGGCTACATCTGCGAATCAGATACCTTCGGTACAGATCGCCGCATTTCGGAGGTGCAAAAAGGAGATATTCTTGTCATGCACAATGCTGGTGCTTATTGCTACTCTATGGCCTCTAATTACAACAGTCGCAATCGCCCTGCTGAAGTACTGATTGCCCATGGCGACCTGCATTTAATTCGATCTCGCGAAACGTTTGAGGATTTGATACGTTACCAAAAGGTGCCTGAATTTATGCGGTAA
- a CDS encoding acyl-CoA desaturase encodes MQLNKVTFPRTQDAEFVKTLRARVNSYFKENNISRYANGHMVFKTIFMILLYAVPYFLLVFGLADTWWEQLILWSFMGLGMAGIGLSVMHDANHGAYSRKAAINNILGHTINVLGGFDTNWKLQHNVLHHSYTNVHGMDQDIKSVPILRFTPHDRRAWYHRFQFLYAWFFYSLMTLYWMTAKDFVQLIGFKRQNLADVRQKFGRLMSKMITWKAIYYVYIMVIPMIVVPGAWYWVLIGFVVMHLIAGSILSAIFQPAHVMPDTDFPVPAEDGNMENNWAIHQLLTTTNFAPKSRIFSWFVGGLNFQIEHHLFPNICHVHYKKISKIVRETAQEYGLPYYSQPNFAMALVEHTRFLKKLGKS; translated from the coding sequence ATGCAATTGAACAAAGTCACCTTCCCGCGAACTCAAGACGCGGAATTTGTCAAAACGCTTCGCGCCCGAGTCAACTCGTACTTTAAGGAGAACAATATTTCGAGATACGCGAACGGTCATATGGTCTTTAAGACCATTTTCATGATCTTGCTGTACGCTGTACCTTATTTTTTATTGGTTTTTGGCCTCGCGGATACATGGTGGGAACAACTCATCCTCTGGAGCTTCATGGGACTGGGGATGGCCGGTATTGGATTAAGTGTCATGCATGATGCGAATCACGGTGCGTATTCGAGAAAAGCGGCCATCAACAATATCCTTGGCCACACGATCAATGTTCTGGGTGGCTTTGACACCAATTGGAAATTGCAGCACAATGTGCTACACCACAGCTACACGAACGTTCACGGGATGGACCAAGACATCAAATCCGTACCCATTTTGCGCTTTACCCCGCACGATCGAAGAGCTTGGTATCACCGTTTTCAATTCCTGTATGCTTGGTTCTTCTACTCCCTGATGACCCTGTATTGGATGACTGCTAAGGACTTTGTCCAACTCATTGGATTCAAGCGTCAAAACTTAGCTGATGTTCGTCAAAAATTTGGCCGACTGATGTCCAAAATGATTACGTGGAAGGCCATCTACTATGTGTACATCATGGTTATTCCAATGATTGTGGTTCCAGGGGCATGGTATTGGGTACTGATTGGATTTGTGGTCATGCACTTGATCGCAGGAAGCATTCTGAGTGCTATTTTCCAACCGGCGCACGTCATGCCGGATACAGATTTTCCAGTTCCCGCTGAAGACGGAAACATGGAAAACAACTGGGCCATTCATCAGCTATTGACTACGACCAACTTTGCGCCAAAAAGCCGAATTTTCAGTTGGTTTGTCGGTGGATTGAATTTCCAGATTGAACACCATTTGTTCCCGAATATCTGTCACGTTCACTACAAGAAGATTTCCAAAATCGTGCGTGAAACAGCACAGGAGTACGGTCTTCCTTATTACTCGCAGCCTAACTTTGCAATGGCCTTGGTGGAGCACACCCGATTCCTCAAAAAACTCGGAAAATCGTAG
- a CDS encoding geranylgeranyl reductase family protein: protein MPQKTRKIVDVAIIGAGPAGCAAALALKDSGLEVALIDRSEFPRDKVCGDAIPAKSFQYVNDLVPSSSGVFSEVTHQKVLESYALYWKGRQIWNKKFFFPMVNIARKDFDNYLLESVKKHTQTGIHLGVKVNSISREEDGLGISNNDQESILSAKIVAFANGSTSRLFESTTQKKIELEGYGSAVRQYFKNVRLDQKKNHIFLPSKQKVPGYFWVFPLGNNVFNVGYGGWPKKPMSFKKEFQRILAEDSSIGQYFEHAEPLDSVRGHKIPFHSNVSDLVGERCLVLGDAAGFVDPMDGHGIDNALLSGMLAAESISASLKGNEFDQGELDRYMYLVESQIYPKLNRNLSTLKRIYPFVSGLQRLRLI, encoded by the coding sequence ATTCCTCAAAAAACTCGGAAAATCGTAGACGTAGCGATCATTGGAGCAGGTCCTGCGGGCTGTGCAGCTGCACTGGCCTTGAAGGATTCAGGGCTAGAAGTCGCACTTATCGACAGGTCCGAATTCCCAAGAGACAAAGTCTGCGGAGACGCCATTCCGGCCAAATCATTTCAATACGTCAACGACTTAGTTCCTTCAAGTTCTGGGGTATTCTCCGAGGTCACTCACCAGAAAGTACTTGAAAGCTACGCCCTATACTGGAAGGGGCGTCAGATTTGGAATAAGAAGTTCTTCTTTCCCATGGTCAACATCGCGAGGAAGGACTTTGATAACTATCTCCTTGAGTCTGTAAAAAAGCACACTCAAACGGGTATTCATTTAGGAGTTAAAGTGAACTCCATAAGCCGAGAAGAAGACGGTCTCGGAATCTCAAATAATGATCAAGAATCAATACTTAGTGCAAAAATTGTTGCATTCGCGAATGGTTCTACGTCCAGATTATTTGAGTCAACCACGCAAAAGAAAATCGAACTTGAAGGATATGGTTCTGCTGTAAGACAGTACTTCAAGAATGTTAGACTGGATCAAAAAAAGAACCACATCTTCCTTCCCTCCAAGCAAAAAGTTCCTGGATATTTTTGGGTATTCCCTTTGGGAAACAATGTCTTCAACGTCGGATATGGCGGCTGGCCAAAGAAGCCGATGTCCTTCAAGAAAGAGTTTCAACGGATCCTTGCTGAGGACTCTTCCATTGGCCAGTACTTCGAACATGCAGAACCTCTAGACTCCGTTCGTGGACATAAGATCCCATTTCATTCAAATGTCTCGGACCTTGTTGGAGAACGATGCCTTGTTTTAGGAGATGCAGCTGGCTTTGTAGACCCTATGGACGGTCATGGAATTGACAATGCACTCTTAAGTGGAATGCTCGCCGCGGAGTCGATATCCGCTAGCCTTAAAGGCAATGAATTCGATCAAGGGGAATTAGATCGGTATATGTACCTTGTGGAAAGTCAAATCTATCCCAAATTGAATAGGAACCTAAGTACGCTGAAGCGGATATACCCATTCGTTTCAGGACTTCAAAGATTAAGATTGATCTAA
- a CDS encoding endonuclease — protein sequence MRKGLLFIGILIACGASAQVSPYYQSALGLGDDSLKAELHNIIDGHTTYPYSSSSTDVWDMLKETDKDPNNADNVILLYSGRSVDGDQEYNNGVGWNREHVWAKSRGNFGNSQGPGTDAHHLRPCDISVNSTRNNRNFDDCVSCVDVIDEGQNTGSRYDNGVWTFEPRDAVKGDVARMIFYMAVRYEGDGSEPDLELTDALQAQGSQQPLHAVLSTLLEWHRSDTVDAFEANRNEVIFGFQGNRNPFIDYPELAEHLWGLLQGTAWTGPSTIGLEDTRAIELKVYPNPTSRRIQWDEKVDKAELFDLQGRLVASKRKAEGISLESSSLGAGTYLLVLHRAAGTPSLHRIYFQP from the coding sequence ATGCGTAAAGGCCTACTTTTTATTGGCATTTTGATTGCCTGTGGAGCCTCAGCTCAAGTCTCACCATACTACCAGAGCGCTCTTGGTCTTGGCGATGACTCCTTAAAAGCGGAACTGCACAACATCATTGACGGGCACACAACCTATCCCTATTCCAGTTCGAGTACCGATGTCTGGGATATGCTAAAAGAAACAGACAAGGATCCCAACAATGCGGATAATGTTATTCTACTCTACTCGGGGCGGTCTGTTGATGGAGATCAAGAGTATAACAATGGCGTCGGCTGGAACCGCGAACACGTATGGGCAAAATCTAGAGGGAATTTCGGCAATAGCCAAGGTCCTGGAACCGACGCCCATCATTTGCGGCCCTGTGATATCAGCGTAAACAGTACCCGAAACAATCGAAATTTTGACGACTGCGTGAGCTGTGTAGACGTTATTGACGAAGGTCAGAACACAGGAAGCCGATACGACAATGGCGTTTGGACTTTTGAGCCCAGAGACGCCGTAAAAGGCGATGTCGCCCGGATGATTTTTTACATGGCTGTTCGCTATGAAGGAGATGGTTCTGAGCCAGACCTTGAACTCACTGATGCTTTGCAAGCTCAAGGCTCTCAGCAGCCACTTCATGCCGTATTGAGCACTTTGCTCGAATGGCATCGATCGGATACGGTGGATGCATTTGAAGCGAACCGCAACGAGGTCATCTTCGGGTTTCAAGGCAATCGAAATCCCTTTATCGACTATCCAGAATTAGCGGAGCATCTCTGGGGCCTATTGCAGGGAACGGCTTGGACCGGACCCAGTACTATTGGTTTGGAGGATACGCGGGCTATCGAGCTAAAGGTTTATCCGAACCCTACGAGTCGTCGGATCCAATGGGACGAAAAAGTCGACAAGGCTGAACTGTTTGACCTTCAGGGACGATTGGTGGCCTCGAAAAGAAAAGCTGAGGGTATTTCATTGGAATCCTCTTCACTTGGTGCGGGCACCTACCTTTTGGTGCTCCATCGTGCCGCAGGCACTCCTTCCCTTCATCGTATTTATTTCCAGCCTTAA
- a CDS encoding glycosyltransferase: MHILIVHTSVIPVFYYGGTERDIWYQGKLSVELGHRVTYLVGAGSTCDFADVLELDRERPIADQIPEDVDVVHFHYNEPEASSIGKPYIITMHGNWGKADPIDPNTVFISKNHAWRHGGEAYVYNGMDWREYGDPKIEQDREYFHFLGKAAWRIKNLKGAIDVTEQVRAPLHVLGGVRFNFSMGIRWTWTPRVRFHGMVGGEEKYERIGKSKGLVFPVLWPEPMGLAVIESMYFGCPVFATPYGALPELIPSFAGYLTNESSSMAEALKRADDYDRQAIHEYALNNFNALKMTEGYLALFEHVMTGAQVHPKPLKMRETMPKKPLSWL; the protein is encoded by the coding sequence ATGCACATCCTTATCGTGCATACATCCGTGATTCCCGTTTTCTACTATGGAGGAACGGAACGCGATATTTGGTATCAAGGGAAATTGTCCGTTGAACTGGGACACCGCGTGACCTACTTGGTGGGAGCTGGATCGACTTGTGATTTTGCTGACGTACTCGAATTGGACCGTGAACGCCCCATTGCCGATCAAATTCCTGAAGATGTTGATGTGGTACACTTCCACTACAATGAACCCGAGGCTTCAAGCATCGGCAAACCGTACATTATTACCATGCACGGAAATTGGGGAAAAGCAGATCCCATTGACCCCAACACCGTATTTATTTCGAAAAATCACGCCTGGAGGCACGGTGGTGAGGCCTATGTATACAATGGTATGGATTGGCGGGAATACGGGGATCCGAAAATAGAACAGGATCGGGAGTACTTCCATTTTTTGGGAAAGGCGGCGTGGCGGATTAAAAACCTGAAGGGAGCCATAGATGTTACGGAGCAAGTCAGGGCACCTTTGCACGTTCTGGGCGGAGTGCGATTCAATTTCAGCATGGGCATTCGATGGACCTGGACACCCCGAGTACGTTTTCACGGTATGGTTGGCGGAGAAGAGAAATACGAGCGCATCGGGAAATCCAAGGGACTTGTGTTCCCCGTACTTTGGCCCGAACCTATGGGGTTAGCTGTAATCGAGTCTATGTATTTTGGCTGTCCCGTATTTGCGACTCCCTACGGAGCGCTACCCGAGTTGATTCCGAGCTTTGCTGGATATCTCACAAATGAATCGAGCAGTATGGCGGAGGCGTTGAAGCGAGCCGATGATTATGATCGTCAAGCCATACATGAATATGCCTTGAACAACTTCAACGCACTCAAAATGACCGAGGGTTATCTTGCCCTCTTTGAGCACGTCATGACCGGGGCTCAAGTGCATCCGAAACCACTTAAAATGCGTGAAACGATGCCGAAAAAGCCTCTTTCCTGGCTTTAA
- a CDS encoding response regulator yields MSPSNLLRLIALTFLFFFTQVHGSSDPFGPSLNAYFQYELLTTEEGLSQGLVEAVLEDHEGYLWLGTPGGLDRYDGSSFLHFYHNPLDSNSLSVNGVHLIFEDSKHRIWLGLSDQSINVISPDRKHVHRIQRDTNMIDDRTGRVRQIMEHPDGRIVLLDYKGRIGFLEAGSTFEEVKALEQWSGQKWAELEFGRSLGSVLTIDISGDTLWVGSMNHLFYGVLSRESEPEWKEVSIFDEGKEPFDWAGDYYRFVQCNGNVVHLGTDDGRMIQYDLLKEQSSLIDFRERFPDIMVGSYLQDEYGTYWVSTFQGVFLYDPVADTAIFPARLNDRDYTLLAQCMIRTTGGQIVIGGNGRGLFICSPGDVPFSYYGEETRRAGNEAFIRYYPKIRKGPEGELIVLYRDMQELDLRSSVLSPFGDWANLHPSRTDRFNVQDFHVDRYGNQWVATQSGVIRRNPNGEVRFWDRSHEGGYGAPSWIRKLYETRDGRILGFCTRYMLTYIPEEDNFIRQPFSTDSVTVWDNSVNAVYEDSEGALWLGTYWGLHVVHPDGRFEQKFPGIRITDFIAQNDQELFVATRDGGLLRFDLKKGDWKTYGVQEGLTNTTVYALENDRSGQIWLSTNRGLFQFDPEKETFQNYVYGTGIQGNEFNMGSSLVLGDKLFFGGMKGLTAFSPEQFKGPGSESPVLCSSIMQYASGGLVERTPNANSEAPWTFNAMESRRLEFSFFWPNFSHTHLHRYEYALQGRGEGIEWAPVPGGNKLTLSEPSTGKYLLLVRAVDWSGRESPLSFKQMVVFRPPWYKSPTAFTLYLMALVFGGVAFLRFQKKRLELRAELQFERNEAARIRELESAKTRFFSNISHEFKTPLTLLLGPIRDLFKDSKDAKERYLLNIAQRNGRDLLQLISQLLDLNKYEEGMLEAHYLQGELTGFVQSVVDRMMPMATQRGISVDLQMPEPRHLGFDGPKLERILVNILANALKYAKDNGRVRLIVNFESEDFTLSIEDDGPGIPEKNRADLFKPFYQVKGKDAYRAGGTGIGLALCKTYVELMEGRIDVSVSEWGGALFTIRLPYHQAEAVEDDYSFEEQESHTSAEIEGYEPNEERGEDTPLILIAEDNEDLRAYLRISLFDDYRILEAPNGIEALRIAQETIPDIVLSDVMMPEMDGIQLSSKLKDEHDTCHIPVILLSALSALETRLKALESGADDYMVKPFSKEELLLRLRNMLTWKTSLQEAFRSKYSDAQRVSEPIPSEDPFLQKLDEVMQEHFEDPEFDVQQLCSALAVSRSKLHRKLKAVTGLSATQFVRSFRLNKAMKLLVERESSVKEVGYSVGFNSSSYFTRCFTEHFGYAPSQVEKA; encoded by the coding sequence ATGAGCCCGAGCAATCTGCTCCGACTTATAGCTCTCACATTTCTGTTCTTTTTTACTCAGGTCCACGGATCGTCGGATCCTTTTGGTCCTAGTTTGAACGCCTATTTTCAGTATGAGTTACTGACCACGGAAGAGGGGCTCTCTCAGGGCTTGGTGGAGGCGGTTCTCGAGGATCATGAGGGGTACTTGTGGTTGGGTACGCCCGGAGGATTGGACCGTTATGACGGTTCTTCCTTTTTGCACTTTTACCACAATCCACTCGATTCCAATAGCCTTTCCGTCAATGGGGTTCATTTAATCTTTGAAGATTCTAAGCACCGCATTTGGCTGGGGTTGTCCGATCAGTCCATCAATGTAATCAGCCCGGATCGAAAGCACGTGCACCGAATTCAACGCGATACCAATATGATCGATGATCGTACTGGTCGGGTTCGACAAATCATGGAGCATCCCGATGGCCGAATTGTTCTTTTAGACTACAAGGGAAGGATCGGGTTCCTGGAGGCCGGTAGCACCTTTGAAGAGGTCAAAGCCTTGGAACAATGGTCCGGTCAGAAATGGGCAGAGCTGGAGTTCGGCAGATCACTCGGTTCGGTCCTGACGATTGACATCAGTGGGGATACGCTTTGGGTGGGTTCTATGAATCACCTTTTTTACGGAGTACTTTCTCGGGAATCGGAACCCGAATGGAAAGAAGTTTCCATTTTCGATGAAGGCAAAGAACCATTTGATTGGGCAGGTGACTACTATCGCTTCGTTCAGTGTAACGGAAATGTGGTCCATTTGGGAACGGACGACGGTCGAATGATTCAGTACGATTTACTCAAGGAACAATCGAGTCTCATTGATTTTAGGGAACGCTTTCCCGACATTATGGTCGGTTCTTACCTTCAAGATGAGTACGGAACCTATTGGGTCAGTACTTTTCAAGGCGTGTTCCTGTATGATCCGGTTGCGGACACGGCTATTTTTCCGGCGCGGCTGAACGACAGAGACTATACGCTTCTGGCTCAATGCATGATCCGAACAACAGGTGGACAAATCGTCATTGGAGGCAATGGTCGCGGACTGTTCATTTGCAGTCCAGGCGATGTGCCGTTTTCCTACTACGGAGAAGAAACGCGGAGAGCAGGGAACGAAGCCTTCATCCGGTATTATCCTAAAATCCGAAAAGGTCCGGAAGGAGAGTTGATCGTCCTCTATCGGGACATGCAGGAACTGGACCTGCGGTCATCGGTATTGAGCCCATTCGGTGACTGGGCCAACCTACATCCGAGCCGAACGGATCGATTCAATGTTCAGGATTTCCATGTGGATCGGTACGGGAACCAATGGGTGGCCACCCAGTCCGGAGTCATTCGAAGAAATCCCAATGGAGAAGTTCGGTTTTGGGATCGAAGTCATGAGGGTGGTTACGGAGCACCTTCTTGGATTCGGAAGCTGTATGAAACCAGGGATGGACGAATATTGGGTTTCTGCACGCGATACATGCTGACCTATATACCCGAAGAGGACAACTTTATCAGGCAGCCATTTTCAACAGATTCTGTGACGGTTTGGGACAATTCAGTAAACGCCGTATATGAGGATTCTGAAGGGGCACTTTGGCTTGGAACATATTGGGGTCTGCACGTCGTTCACCCCGACGGGAGATTTGAACAGAAATTCCCGGGTATAAGGATAACTGACTTTATAGCTCAAAATGACCAGGAACTTTTTGTGGCCACTCGAGACGGAGGGCTGCTGCGATTTGATTTGAAGAAGGGAGATTGGAAGACTTATGGAGTTCAAGAAGGTCTGACCAATACGACGGTTTACGCTTTGGAAAACGATAGGTCAGGTCAGATCTGGTTAAGCACGAATAGGGGGCTTTTTCAATTTGATCCCGAAAAAGAGACCTTTCAAAATTACGTGTACGGAACGGGGATTCAAGGGAATGAATTCAACATGGGTTCTTCGCTGGTGTTGGGAGACAAGCTGTTTTTCGGTGGGATGAAAGGACTGACGGCTTTTTCTCCAGAGCAGTTCAAGGGACCGGGCTCCGAGTCTCCCGTCCTGTGTTCTTCCATTATGCAGTATGCATCTGGTGGACTGGTAGAGCGAACGCCAAATGCGAATTCCGAGGCGCCCTGGACTTTTAATGCTATGGAATCAAGGCGCTTGGAATTTTCTTTTTTCTGGCCAAATTTCTCCCATACACACCTTCATAGATACGAATATGCCCTGCAGGGACGCGGGGAAGGAATTGAATGGGCGCCCGTCCCGGGAGGCAATAAACTCACTTTATCCGAACCTTCCACGGGTAAATACCTCTTGTTGGTCAGAGCCGTAGATTGGAGTGGGAGGGAGAGCCCTTTATCTTTTAAGCAGATGGTCGTTTTTAGGCCGCCATGGTACAAAAGCCCTACCGCGTTTACCTTGTATCTGATGGCTTTAGTCTTTGGAGGTGTGGCTTTCCTGCGGTTCCAGAAAAAACGTTTGGAACTCAGAGCCGAGCTCCAATTTGAGCGGAACGAGGCCGCCCGAATTCGAGAATTGGAATCCGCGAAGACCCGGTTCTTCTCCAATATTTCGCACGAGTTTAAAACACCTCTTACACTCTTGCTTGGGCCCATTCGGGACCTTTTTAAAGACTCTAAGGACGCCAAAGAACGATACTTGTTGAACATAGCCCAACGCAATGGAAGGGACTTGTTGCAATTGATATCCCAACTCCTTGATTTGAATAAGTATGAGGAGGGAATGTTGGAGGCTCATTACCTACAGGGCGAACTAACAGGATTTGTTCAATCTGTTGTGGACCGGATGATGCCCATGGCCACGCAACGCGGAATTTCAGTCGATCTTCAAATGCCTGAGCCGCGACACCTTGGATTTGACGGGCCCAAACTAGAGCGGATTCTGGTAAACATCCTCGCTAATGCACTCAAGTATGCCAAGGATAACGGAAGAGTTCGTCTGATTGTGAATTTTGAAAGCGAAGACTTCACACTTTCCATTGAAGATGATGGACCTGGGATTCCAGAGAAGAATCGCGCAGATCTATTTAAGCCGTTTTATCAGGTCAAGGGGAAGGATGCCTATCGAGCGGGTGGAACAGGTATAGGGCTGGCCTTGTGCAAGACCTATGTTGAGCTTATGGAAGGGCGCATTGATGTCTCCGTGTCTGAATGGGGAGGAGCCTTGTTCACGATCCGCCTTCCTTATCACCAAGCCGAAGCGGTTGAGGATGATTATTCTTTTGAAGAACAAGAATCGCACACCTCGGCCGAGATTGAGGGTTATGAGCCAAACGAGGAACGCGGAGAGGATACTCCGCTCATACTTATAGCTGAGGACAACGAGGATTTGAGAGCCTATCTGCGGATTTCGCTATTTGATGATTATCGAATTCTAGAAGCACCCAACGGAATAGAGGCCCTTCGCATTGCTCAAGAGACTATTCCGGACATCGTGTTGTCAGATGTTATGATGCCCGAAATGGATGGAATTCAGTTGTCTTCGAAGTTAAAGGACGAGCATGACACTTGCCACATACCCGTGATACTTTTAAGTGCATTGAGTGCCTTGGAGACGAGGTTGAAGGCCCTTGAATCCGGTGCCGATGACTACATGGTCAAGCCGTTCAGCAAAGAAGAGCTTCTCTTGCGCCTTCGAAATATGCTGACTTGGAAAACCTCATTGCAAGAGGCTTTTCGATCAAAATATTCGGATGCGCAAAGGGTTTCGGAGCCAATCCCCTCCGAAGATCCTTTTTTGCAAAAACTGGATGAGGTGATGCAAGAGCATTTCGAAGATCCAGAATTCGATGTTCAGCAATTGTGCTCGGCGCTCGCGGTTAGTCGATCCAAGCTTCACCGCAAATTAAAAGCGGTAACCGGTTTGTCGGCCACACAATTTGTCCGAAGCTTCCGACTAAATAAGGCAATGAAGTTACTGGTTGAGCGAGAAAGCAGCGTCAAGGAAGTGGGATACTCTGTTGGATTCAATAGTTCCAGCTATTTTACTCGGTGCTTCACGGAACATTTTGGATACGCCCCTTCGCAAGTAGAAAAAGCATAA